gtgagccaccttgcccggccttatttttatttttgggacagagtctcactctgtcgcccaggtggcaGGGCAGTGGTGCgctctcggctaactgcaacctctgcctctcaggttcaagtgattctcctgcctcagcctcccgtgtagctgggattacaggtgcgtagcaccatgcccggctacttttagtatttttagtagagacaggttttcaccatgttggccaggctgctcttgaactcctgacctcaagtgatccacccacctgaacctcccaaagtgctgggattagaggtgtgagccacagtgctggcCTGTAGTAgttgaatatttattattaatctaCAAGTTGGGCATTACGAAAGTCCTAGATATAGGGTCCCCCAAACTTCTAGAACAAGGACTTCCCCACAATCTTGGCAGGCAAGCCTCCCCTGTCCCCACTGAAGTTTTCACCCCCTTCTCTAATCCCAgcctccttctctctgtctccaggTGCTCCGAGAGATGCTCCTCCTCCCCTCATGCTCCCTGCccatcctcctcctttccctcctccccagtGTGCCAATTGAgtcccagcccccaccctcaaCATTGCCTCCTTTTCTGGCCCCTGAGTGGGACCTTCTGTCCCCCCGAGTGGTCCTGTCTAGGGGTGCCCCTGCTGGGCCCCCTCTGCTCTTCCTGCTGGAGGCTGGGGCCTTTCGGGAGTCAGCAGGCACCCCGGCCAACCGCAGCCGGCGTGGGGTGAGTGAAACTGCACCAGCGAGTCGTCGGGGTGAACTGGCCGTGTGTGATGCAGTCAGTGGCTGGGTGACAGACCGCCGGACCGCTGTGGACTTGCGTGGGCGCGAGGTGGAGGTGTTGGGCGAGGTGCCTGCAGCTGGCGGCAGTCCCCTCCGACAGTACTTCTTTGAAACCCGCTGCAAGGCTGATAACACTGAGGAAGGTGGCCCAGGGGCAGGTGGAGAGGGCTGCCGGGGTGTGGACCGAAGGCACTGGGTGTCTGAGTGCAAGGCCAAGCAGTCCTATGTACGGGCATTGACCGCTGATGCCCAGGGCCGTGTGGGCTGGCGATGGATTCGAATTGACACCGCCTGCGTCTGCACACTCCTCAGCCGGACTGGTCGGGCCTGAGACCCATGCCCAGGAACTGATCAGGcagaaaaagaacagagctggatgCTGAGAGACCTCAGGGATGGCCCAGCTACTCTAAGGACTCCAGTTTGGGAACTCATCAAATAATCACAAAATCACAGTTCTCTGATTCTGAGCTCAATCTCTGCAGGATGGGTGAAACCACATGGGTTTTTGGAGGTTGAATAGGAGTTCTCCTGGAGCAACTTGAGGGTAATAATGATGATGGTAATAATCATAGCCACTATTTACCGAGTGTTTACTGTTTCTTAGCCCTAATACGTAACTCCTCAGATCAACTCCCATGGATTTGATCATTGGTGGCCCTTGGCGTTAAGTTGCTGGCTACTCAGTCTCAGAGGACACCACCTTGCTCATCCTGGAGAGTGGGAGGGGACATTTCACAATGtgggtgggggaggagagaaACTGGAATAGGCAAGCAGATGGCTAGGGGACCTTGAGAATGTGGTCCACAGAAGGCCTTTAAGTATCTGGGAGCTGGGGTTCAAATGGGAAATCTTCCTCGGTGAGAGTGGGTAGGAGTTGGCTTAGAATAGTCTCTTGTGAGGTAATGAGCCCCCCATCACAGGGGGAGTACAAGCAAGGTTGAATGAGAAGTGATCAGGATGCTGGAGAGTTCAGCTCTGGGCGGGGAGTTGGAGTCAGGTTTCTAGCCCTCTTCCCTGTCTCAACCTCTACCCTACATCAGGAAAGCAACAGACCTTAAAATTATCCAGCTTGATGGCCGGGTGTGAtgactcacgcccgtaatcccagcactttgggaggccgaggcgggcaaatcacctgaggtcaggagtttgagaccagcctggccaacatggtgagacccccg
The sequence above is drawn from the Piliocolobus tephrosceles isolate RC106 unplaced genomic scaffold, ASM277652v3 unscaffolded_38070, whole genome shotgun sequence genome and encodes:
- the LOC113223046 gene encoding neurotrophin-4, which translates into the protein MLLLPSCSLPILLLSLLPSVPIESQPPPSTLPPFLAPEWDLLSPRVVLSRGAPAGPPLLFLLEAGAFRESAGTPANRSRRGVSETAPASRRGELAVCDAVSGWVTDRRTAVDLRGREVEVLGEVPAAGGSPLRQYFFETRCKADNTEEGGPGAGGEGCRGVDRRHWVSECKAKQSYVRALTADAQGRVGWRWIRIDTACVCTLLSRTGRA